The following proteins are encoded in a genomic region of Cryptococcus neoformans var. neoformans JEC21 chromosome 2 sequence:
- a CDS encoding expressed protein: MLKLTRSLDGATPLPITQIAVLMVVRLAEPISYTVIFPFINQMVEELQVTDNPDHVGFYSGLVESVFAFVQFFTVYHWAQLSDCIGRKPVLLLGLTGVAISGSLFGLASSFWMMILFRSLNGALNGNVAVVKAAIGDITDESNSTEAFAMYGLTWTVGSMIGNAMGGLLSHPFERFPEWFGSVYLLQSYPYLLPCLVGAGLTVLGILFSLLFYRESLPGLSIPPISLSSSFFIDSRLSRRLSWVLPSSFSRTSNHERQVSTASLMSETETLVDSDTRDFLALRKGIELVDENVEQAKVTRWGFWELMRFKKVKIMTATVFLNSFVQGAWNAAVLLFFFDRNHGLGMSASAIGIAMVAYKLLSLGWPLVWIFMPLLRNVLMSTESPLPPLQDVPDTKTSHHRYHPVIYPEERAWPTTICVNLYLMFVTVVGMSSSLLMVLVNYASPDKTALGAINGIGTAAGCMARVIGPSSVSALFAFSMDGQVMGGRLWWIFMVGMSLVNFGICSLVASDSNGTRGDLADEFDEEVELDSGIRERVGAE; encoded by the exons ATGTTGAAGCTTACACGATCTTTGGATGGTGCTACCCCCTTACCTATCACTCAAATTGCAGTGCTTATGGTTGTGAGGCTAGCTGAGCCAA TTTCTTACACGGTGATCTTCCCGTTCATCAACCAAATGGTGGAGGAACTGCAAGTCACAGATAATCCTGATCACGTTGGATTCTATTCGGGTTTAGTG GAATCAGTTTTTGCGTTTGTTCAATTCTTTACGGTATACCATTGGGCTCAATTGTCAGA TTGTATAGGACGAAAACCTGTGCTTCTGCTGGGATTGACCGGGGTCGCTATCTCTGGATCCCTGTT TGGTCTAGCCAGTTCcttttggatgatgattcTCTTCAGAAGTTTGAATGGAGCGCTCAATGGCAATGTTGCG GTGGTGAAAGCAGCCATTGGTGATATCACGGATGAGAGCAATTCCACAGAGGCTTTTGCGATGTACGGACTTACCTGGACGGTCGGATCTATGATCGG GAATGCCATGGGCGGTTTGTTGTCTCATCCTTTTGAAAGATTTCCCGAGTGGTTCGGCTCGGTATATCTATTGCAAAGCTATCCATATCTATTGC CTTGCCTGGTCGGAGCTGGGTTAACGGTTCTAGGTATTTTGTTTTCGCTCCTTTTTTATCGGGAATCGTTACCAGGCTTGTCAATTCCCCCGATCTCgttatcttcttcattctttaTCGACAGCAGGCTATCACGGCGGCTATCTTGggtccttccttcttcttttagCAGAACCTCAAACCATGAAAGGCAGGTTTCAACAGCGTCTTTGATGTCAGAAACGGAAACATTAGTAGATTCCGATACGAGGGACTTTCTTGCATTGAGGAAGGGAATCGAACTGGTGGATGAAAATGTTGAACAAGCAAAAGTAACCAGGTGGGGATTCTGGGAACTAATGAGGTTCAAAAAAGTCAAAATTATGACTGCTACTGTTTTCTTGAATTC ATTTGTTCAAGGAGCCTGGAACGCAGCAGTGCTATTATTTTTCTTTGACAGAAATCA CGGACTAGGCATGTCT GCTTCAGCAATTGGTATCGCAATGG TTGCTTATAAGCTGCTTTCTCTCGGTTGGCCATTGGTTTGGATTTTTATGCCTCTCTTGCGGAACGTTCTTATGTCAACGGAATCGccccttccaccacttCAAGACGTGCCGGACACAAAGACTAGTCACCACCGCTATCACCCAGTAATCTATCCAGAAGAAAGAGCATGGCCGACGACTATTTGCGTGAATCTTTACTTGATGTTTGTTACTGTCGTGGGTATGAGCTCCAGCCTCCTGATGGTACTCGTGAACTATGCCAGCCCTGACAAGACTGCACTTGGGGCTATCAACGGGATCGGCACAGCTGCGGGC TGTATGGCTAGGGTCATCGGGccttcttccgtctctgCTCTCTTTGCATTCTCGATGGATGGTCAGGTCATGGGTGGCAGGCTCTGGTGGATCTTCATGGTTGGTATGTCACTCGTCAACTTCGGTATCTGTAGCTTGGTTGCGTCCGACAGCAATGGTACTCGTGGTGATCTTGCCGACGAGTTcgatgaagaggtggaaTTGGATTCGGGAATAAGAGAGAGAGTTGGTGCAGAATAA
- a CDS encoding sphingosine hydroxylase, putative → MASFFPYQHAYAHNSTMLSSITPTALHAPFYHTTRPNLLSFMSDKYVSLAAPVLAYWLYSFFFHFLDTAQFSYFEKRRIHDSPEVLARNKVTVAQVIKAVILQHVIQTVLGMFWLEDDEVIFRREVMKDHLAAMGNLAPWVADGVLLVLGRRIGEQVLKSNGEAIVRWVYWWGIPALQMLFAFFVIDTWQYFWHRSMHTNHWLYRNFHSHHHRLYAPYAFGALYNHPVEGFILDTLGAAIAEEVSFMTIRQATLLFTVSTLKTVDDHCGYRLWWDPCQLFFANNADYHDIHHQGYGIKSNFSQPFFTNWDKLLGTRMTREEADSKGRWRSVGGEHVLEQGPAKKLD, encoded by the exons ATGGCTTCGTTTTTCCCTTACCAACACGCCTACGCCCACAACTCTACAATGCTCTCGAGCATTACTCCTACCGCCCTCCATGCCCCTTTCTACCACACAACTCGTCCCAATCTTCTCTCATTCATGTCCGACAAATACGTTTCACTTGCGGCCCCCGTGCTGGCTTATTGGCTGTactcattcttcttccattttctcGACACGGCCCAATTCTCCTATTTTGAAAAACGCAGAATACATGACTCGCCTGAAGTGCTGGCGCGGAACAAAGTCACAGTGGCGCAGGTGATCAAAGCGGTCATTTTGCAGCATGTCATTCAAACAGTCCTAGGCATGTTCTGGCttgaggacgatgaagtGATATTCAGAAGAGAAGTTATGAAGGACCATCTTGCGGCCATGGGTAACCTAGCGCCTTGGGTGGCCGATGGGGTTTTGCTCGtgcttggaagaagaataggAGAACAGGTGCTGAAAAGCAATGGTGAAGCAATTGTTCGTTGGGTGTACTGGTGGGGCATCCCTGCTTTGCAAATGCTTTTTGCCTT CTTTGTGATTGACACTTGGCAATATTTTTGGCACCGATCCATGCACACAAATCACTGGCTCTATCGCAACTTTCACTCCCACCACCATCGTCTCTATGCCCCTTATGCTTTCGGCGCTCTCTATAATCACCCCGTGGAAGGCTTCATTCTTGATACTCTCGGTGCCGCCATAGCCGAAGAGGTTTCTTTCATGACCATCCGACAAGCGACTTTGCTCTTTACGGTCTCGACTCTCAAAACCGTAGATGATCACTGTGGTTACCGACTATGGTGGGATCCTTGCCAGCTCTTCTTTGCCAACAATGCCGATTACCATGACATCCATCATCAGGGCTACGGTATCAAGTCCAACTTTAGCCAGCCATTTTT CACCAACTGGGACAAACTGCTTGGGACCAGAATGACTCGCGAAGAGGCCGACTCCAAGGGGCGTTGGAGGAGTGTCGGAGGTGAGCATGTCTTGGAACAAGGACCGGCCAAGAAGCTGGACTAA
- a CDS encoding expressed protein, translated as MLPRPPPKDQFLSPNSDYINQDLAEAVRDSVRIKSSPSSNQSHNSYSSAQPPDDPYTHTGTRRTPSPNPPRPIDVFNPTKPSYDEVSPSWPEVDNFDAMASGPASDQPALPSARMQQLQNPFEEDEIEPVGTGPVKPPGFRNFTLEENGTVHPRRTKFSRAQTGTTTSSSSTSYLLGSSPPSGHTNKIRTRRSLSTNSYGFSGDAPAMAALTEGQRKGVDEKKGSRHADVIDTWDPTGLGSAMWHHAGPYDAAAPSRNANLPTTKAPMKAFHKSASPVVPPRGPNTISLSPPAPPAKDTPRDIPESDRRRPSRGISTGRRSAGGGLTGQYSTSVPKDGGYFPNIGEEDPQDEATLARIERQRERESKRKALKAAWGIDTPEPFEDYGGTPNDGPIDVTDDDYFPESVSAPLPIGRSIRSPGFRLGSDPRTPSIKEDSMSPTLESPPPFRAVVTATNVPPGGIKRTKSLMQKIKTMRENPNIPFRGQSRDNRPYSPNREPSPMPSEAPSDDVVSPAGSATAARYPHLFDKGSGRPPSNKRSASSAATFTSSFQAESPRSVPITSGEESLIAVAGDDKPSPVNGAVKREGIPSTAPDGYTIVESPSSKGRAIRALQREAEHHTRSASYGATPSPRGVMAAPPVAPVLPNFDDYWSRREKVRSGSDTLDSGDLRETKELKRKTSMVKKLRDRIVK; from the exons ATGCTCCCCCGACCGCCGCCAAAGGATCAGTTCCTGTCTCCCAACTCTGACTACATCAATCAAGACCTGGCAGAAGCAGTACGCGACTCAGTCCGCATAAaatcctctccctcttccaaccaAAGTCACAACTCTTATTCGTCCGCTCAACCGCCTGACGACCCATACACCCATACTGGCACTCGACGCACACCGTCTCCTAATCCTCCGCGCCCTATCGACGTTTTTAATCCCACCAAGCCATCCTACGACGAGGTGTCACCATCTTGGCCTGAAGTCGACAATTTTGACGCTATGGCTTCCGGCCCAGCCTCAGATCAACCGGCGCTTCCCTCTGCAAGGATGCAGCAACTGCAGAATCcctttgaagaggatgagattgagccTGTCGGCACAGGGCCTGTCAAGCCTCCGGGCTTCAGGAATTTTACTCTAGAGGAAAATGGTACTGTCCACCCAAGAAGGACCAAGTTTTCAAGGGCACAAACTGG CACTACAACGTCGAGCTCATCTACCAGTTATCTTCTTGGGTCCAGCCCACCCTCAGGTCACACAAATAAAATCCGCACGCGACGTTCTCTTTCAACCAATTCATACGGTTTTTCAGGTGATGCGCCCGCCATGGCGGCTTTGACGGAAGGACAGAGGAAAGGGgttgatgagaagaaggggagtaGACACGCAGATGTTATCGATACATGGGATCCTACCGGATTGGGAAGTGCTA TGTGGCATCA CGCTGGTCCCTATGATGCCGCTGCCCCGTCTCGCAACGCCAACCTCCCCACAACTAAAGCCCCCATGAAGGCATTTCACAAATCAGCAAGCCCCGTCGTGCCACCTCGTGGACCCAATACCATTTCTTtatctcctcctgctcccCCCGCAAAGGATACTCCCAGAGACATTCCTGAATCTGACCGGCGCCGTCCTTCGCGAGGAATCTCTACTGGTCGTCGATCAGCTGGTGGAGGTCTCACCGGTCAATACTCCACAAGTGTACCGAAAGACGGTGGGTATTTCCCCAACATAGGGGAGGAAGATCCGCAGGATGAGGCGACCCTTGCCAGGATTGAAAGgcagagagagagggaatCCAAGAGAAAGGCTCTGAAAGCAGCTTGGGGAATTGATACTC CCGAGCCATTTGAAGACTACGGAGGCACACCCAACGATGGGCCCATTGATG TTACCGATGATGACTATTTCCCTGAGTCTGTTTCCGCGCCTCTTCCAATCGGTCGCAGCATTCGATCTCCAGGATTCAGGCTTGGTAGCGATCCTCGAACTCCTTCCATCAAAGAAGATTCAATGTCGCCCACCCTAGAATCACCCCCACCTTTTCGTGCCGTCGTCACAGCAACAAATGTTCCCCCCGGCGGGATCAAGCGAACTAAAAGCTTGATGCAAAAGATCAAAACTATG CGCGAAAATCCCAATATACCATTCCGTGGCCAGTCCCGTGACAATCGACCTTATTCGCCCAACCGCGAACCTTCGCCTATGCCATCTGAGGCTCCGAGCGATGATGTTGTATCTCCTGCAGGATCCGCAACTGCTGCCCGCTATCCTCATCTGTTCGACAAGGGCTCCGGTAGGCCGCCTTCAAATAAGAGATCCGCTTCATCTGCCGCAACATtcacatcttcttttcaggCTGAGTCACCAAGATCAGTTCCTATCACTTCCGGTGAAGAAAGTTTGATTGCTGTAGCTGGGGATGACAAGCCAAGTCCGGTGAACGGCGCTGtaaagagagaagggatCCCCAGCACCGCTCCAGATGGCTACACTATTGTAgaatctccttcatccaagGGTCGTGCTATTCGAGCACTCCAGCGAGAAGCTGAACACCATACTCGTTCAGCTTCTTATGGTGCGACTCCTTCTCCGAGAGGGGTAATGGCAGCCCCTCCCGTTGCTCCCGTTCTGCCTAACTTTGATGATTACTGGTCTAGACGTGAGAAGGTCAGATCCGGTTCAGATACGTTGGATAGTGGGGACTTGAGGGAAACCAAGGaactgaagaggaaaacCAGTATGGTGAAAAAGTTGAGAGATAGAATTGTGAAGTAG
- a CDS encoding alpha-1,2-mannosyltransferase, putative has translation MMIPRWKYIAMAGGLVFLLHVILSVHPTYREKTSFLNLLPQQDGWREGQPPPESSIPPVVGDLAENEAALEGRRRANAVFVVLARNSDLWPFLDSMRQMEDRFNHWAKYDYVFLNEEDFSDEFKRYTQSMTKAKCYYGKIDPEHWYQPEWIDEDKASKAREEMIRKKVIYGHSVPYRNMCRFNSGFFFRHPLLANYDYYWRIEPSVKFFCDLAYDPFLVMQDQNKVYGFTISLFEYIETIPTLWDAVKEFIGEHPDYLPEGNAMQFLSDDGGETYNKCHFWSNFEIGDLNFWRSQPYMEFFDFLDKKGGFYYERWGDAPVHSIGAALFAKKEQIHFFDDIGYRHEPFQHCPQGDAHTRGNCWCDQANNFDWEWYSCTKKYTEMF, from the exons ATGATGATCCCTCGTTGGAAATACATCGCCATGGCTGGAGGATTAGTG ttcctcctccacgTCATCCTATCCGTTCATCCTACTTATCGAGAGAAAACCTCATTCTTGAACCTTTTGCCGCAACAAGACGGGTGGCGTGAAGGCCAACCACCTCCCGAATCCTCCATCCCTCCAGTCGTTGGCGATCTGGCAGAAAATGAGGCCGctttggagggaagaagaagagctaACGCAGTCTTTGTCGTTTTGG CCCGGAATTCGGATTTGTGGCCGTTCCTCGACTCTATGCGACAGATGGAGGATCGATTCAATCATTGGGCTAAATATGATTATGTTTTTTTGAACGAAGAG GACTTCTCTGACGAGTTCAAGCGGTACACTCAATCAATGACCAAAGCCAAATGTTACTACGGCAAGATTGATCCCGAACATTGGTATCAGCCTGAATG GATTGATGAAGACAAGGCTAGCAAGGCTCGAGAGGAAATGATCAGGAAAAAGGTCATTTACGGTCACTCTGTCCCTTACCGAAACATGTGCCGCTTCAATTCTGGC ttcttcttccgacacCCCCTCCTGGCTAATTATGATTACTACTGGCGAATCGAACCCTCCGTCAAGTTCTTTTGTGATCTCG CCTATGACCCCTTCCTTGTCATGCAGGATCAAAATAAGGTGTACGGCTTCACCATTTCCCTGTTCGAGTACATCGAGACCATTCCCACTCTTTGGGACGCTGTCAAAG AATTCATCGGAGAACACCCCGATTATCTTCCTGAAGGCAATGCAATGCAATTCCTAAGCGACGACGGCGGTGAGACCTACAACAAGTGCCACT TCTGGTCCAACTTTGAGATTGGAGACCTTAACTTTTGGCGATCTCAGCCTTACATGGAGTTCTTTGATTTCCTTGACAAGAAAGGTGGATTCTACTACGAGCGATGGGGAGATGCGCCCGTGCACTCAATCGGTGCCGCGCTCTTCGCTAAGAAGGAGCAGATCCATTTCTTTGATGACATTGGCTACAGGCACGAACCATTCCAG CACTGCCCTCAAGGTGATGCTCATACCAGGGGTAACTGTTGGTGTGATCAAGCCAATAACTTTGATTGGGAGTG GTACTCTTGCACTAAGAAATATACAGAAATGTTCTAA
- a CDS encoding bud site selection-related protein, putative, whose translation MSDLKAYLAAKYMSGPKADAILARSSDPTLKKKRKKQQTNEDYIGGSVKAEASGGLMLRDEDEVWGRSKNEDEEDDAPVIGKDLATFKGSKSSWATVANKSALPLPQAEPTSPQDIKPDIKEEPDIDGPAASAPVQMTKRRGGLRTAAQLKEDTERELAEQRSPSPAEGEERPDPTETVHRDATGKIIDVKKRQEEERIREEEERRKEAERKEWTKGMVQRRDREERRRLEKKMAEADVGRSKDDVRMNKEMKEEERWNDPAAAFLTKKKKKGPRRPKYEGPWAPNRFGIAPGFRWDGVDRSNGFEKKYFQAQNTRARREYEHNQWSVEDM comes from the exons ATGTCAGACCTCAAGGCATATCTTGCCGCAAA GTACATGTCCGGGCCCAAGGCGGACGCTATTCTTGCCCGTTCATCAGATCCCacactgaagaagaagcggaaaAAGCAACAGACAAATGAAGATTATATTGGTGGATCAGTCAAAGCTGAAGCCTCCGGTGGTTTAATGTTGagagacgaagatgaagttTGGGGCAGGAGTAAaaacgaggatgaagaagatgatgctcCTG TGATCGGGAAAGATCTGGCAACTTTCAAGGGATCTAAATCCTCTTGGGCGACCGTTGCCAATAAATCTGCTCTCCCTTTACCGCAAGCTGAGCCAACATCCCCGCAAGATATCAAACCCGATATCAAGGAGGAGCCAGATATTGACGGGCCTGCAGCCTCAGCTCCAGTACAAATGACGAAGCGCCGTGGTGGTTTGCGTACAGCAGCCCAATTGAAAGAAGATACGGAAAGGGAGCTGGCGGAGCAGCGCTCACCGTCTCCTgctgaaggtgaagaaagaCCAGATCCCACAGAAACCGTTCATCGTGATGCCACTGGTAAAATCATTGATGTTAAGAAGCgtcaggaggaggagagaataagggaggaggaagaacggCGAAAAGAAgcggagaggaaagaatggaCAAAAGGTATGGTACAGCGGAGGGACcgagaggaaagaaggcgattggaaaagaagatggcCGAGGCAGATGTGGGTCGAAGTAAGGATGACGTGAGAATGAATAAGgaaatgaaggaagaagaaagatggaaTGATCCAGCCGCAGCCTTCTTGACG aaaaagaagaagaaagggccGAGACGCCCAAAATACGAAGGCCCCTGGGCACCCAACCGGTTTGGTATTGCCCCTGGGTTTAGATGGGACGGTGTAG ATCGTTCCAATGGTTTCGAAAAGAAGTACTTCCAGGCACAAAACACGAGAGCACGACGAGAATACGAGCATAATCAATGGAGTGTTGAAGACATGTAG
- a CDS encoding transcriptional repressor, putative, with the protein MPLPSIHPLPPNPTTGHQPLASLGGTRSTIHPPPASTSSAGVSRETLKSLQDVYWSDDEDDPDCLLCAEPLDLSDLNFKPCQCGLQICQFCYNKLLSTDARCPGCRRTYDTKAVVFQPVDWEEVKKAKEKKAKKAKTIKQLTGIGRRHLLGVRIVMKNMVYVVGMKLPAIGDEALSVLRSNDYFGQYGKISKLYLADTKSSTSVPSLGSDNSDSTGIYIVYIRREDAARCITSLDGIPAPQGPPGAVLKASYGTARYCETFLKGAKCDNSNCHGLHEWGGESDTFTKEDMEIALTRPSEYDARQKQQSQAQPQQTIPSLSSKIAWPKPSGEDGHSVSSATGLPSAASWGKGIGAKISGRGSAGAIARPTKANGLFPLSKNNASFPLPTPSPTVPIIIKEKKEKKSATMARARSTDSTQSTTPSSNQTSPKRKANALPNLATTKSTTSSAPVPPLSRNIVPSASASVPVLAPSSPAPAPETEPVSEGTDGSADEHLSAESDAGPSSESPAPQTPAHIIENIPPPPVSSEPIIIHSPYPEPVIFPFPADDKDFAFVLGLDDRELQRMQAQAEGYEPSPFSKTLEGLAELGVHAPEIPDLFVAPTSPPVDHYSGLFRPFEADEPSPAMSNDTPGPSRISEDDHNAQRTESRFGFARGSVNVSAQSPFSNGRRSVADLNFRDGWYRNNDASLSSHAQHDANNGAFAAQMNNNFSSSYDSTAGVTENGWNGESVYSASPSLQRQNVATVGLHGYEVRPSGRLEQTLLQGQYMQKGIRDREEYDNTLLTMLQYGNPPQLFSSQHHQQQQQQQRVIFSPDSTSHALQEDGPFQSPMAFSQLQQAQQTPLQHHPDARQLMQMHQRRGQSPAPMAAHGYRRF; encoded by the exons ATGCCCCTTCCCTCCatacatcctcttcctccaaaccCCACAACGGGCCACCAGCCACTCGCAAGCCTGGGTGGAACAAGGTCAACTATACACCCGCCACCCGCGAGTACATCCAGCGCTGGTGTCAGCAGAGAAACGCTTAAAAGTCTTCAAGATGTCTACTGGAGTGATGACGAG GATGACCCCGATTGTTTGCTTTGTGCAGAACCCCTCGATTTGTCAGATCTTAACTTCAAGCCTTGTCAGTGCGGTTTACAGATCTGTCAGTTTTGTTACAACAAGCTGCTTTCCACCGATGCTCGATGTCCAGGCTGTCGTCGGACATATGATACAAAGGCTGTCGTTTTTCAACCTGTTGACTGGGAAGA GGtaaaaaaggcaaaggagaaaaaggcaaaaaaggcaaaaacGATCAAGCAGTTGACTGGTATTGGTCGTCGGCATCTCCTTGGGGTTAGAATTGTCATGAAAAACATGGTATATGTTGTAGGCATGAAACTTCCTGCTATAGGCGACGAG GCTTTATCCGTGCTTCGGTCCAACGATTACTTCGGTCAATACGGCAAAATCTCTAAGCTATACCTTGCAGACACGAAATCATCAACCTCCGTTCCGTCTCTTGGGTCTGATAATTCTGATTCAACTGGCATATATATTGTGTATATCCGACGAGAAGATGCCGCTCGGTGTATCACTTCCCTGGATGGGATTCCTGCTCCGCAAGGCCCTCCTGGTGCCGTTTTGAAGGCGTCATACGGGACTGCGAGGTATTGCGAGACATTTTTGAAGGGTGCAAAATGTGATAACTCGAACTGTCATGGTCTGCACGAATGGGGAGGCGAAAGCGACACTTTCACAAAAGAAGACATGGAAATTGC CTTGACGCGGCCGTCGGAATACGATGCAAGACAAAAGCAGCAAAGTCAGGCTCAACCACAACAGACAATTCCCTCTCTGTCATCCAAAATCGCTTGGCCCAAACCTTCAGGCGAGGACGGTCACTCAG TTTCCTCGGCAACCGGCCTTCCAAGCGCTGCCAGTTGGGGAAAAGGCATCGGTGCAAAGATATCTGGTCGCGGTTCCGCTGGCGCCATTGCCCGACCAACTAAAGCTAACggccttttccctctcagTAAAAACAATGCCTCGTTCCCTCTCCCTACGCCTTCACCTACAGTCCCAATCATCATtaaagagaagaaggagaagaagtctgCTACAATGGCCAGAGCTCGGAGTACCGATTCAACCCAGAGCACTACTCCGAGTAGTAATCAGACATCGCCCAAGAGAAAGGCCAATGCTTTGCCAAATTTAGCGACTACAAAGTCAACTACTTCATCTGCTCCTGTGCCTCCTTTATCGCGAAATATCGTACCCTCAGCATCTGCCTCAGTCCCCGTCCTCgccccttcatctcccgcTCCTGCTCCCGAAACGGAGCCTGTCTCGGAAGGCACGGACGGGTCTGCCGACGAACATTTGTCGGCTGAGTCTGATGCTGGCCCTTCGTCCGAATCCCCGGCCCCACAGACGCCCGCTCATATCATTGAAAACatccctccacctcctgTATCCTCAGagcccatcatcattcactCTCCTTATCCTGAACCTGTCATATTCCCTTTCCCCGCGGACGACAAAGACTTCGCGTTCGTGCTTGGTTTGGACGATAGGGAGCTACAGAGAATGCAAGCACAAGCGGAAGGATACGAGCCTAGCCCATTCAGCAAGACTCTCGAAGGATTGGCTGAGCTAGGTGTCCATGCGCCCGAGATTCCTGATTTATTCGTTGCACCAACGTCTCCGCCAGTTGACCATTACTCTGGACTGTTCAGGCCTTTCGAGGCTGACGAACCTTCCCCGGCAATGTCGAACGATACGCCCGGACCTTCACGCATTTCTGAAGATGACCACAATGCTCAACGCACTGAATCTCGGTTTGGTTTCGCTCGAGGATCAGTCAACGTCTCTGCCCAAAGTCCTTTCAGCAACGGGCGACGTAGCGTAGCAGATCTAAATTTCCGGGATGGGTGGTATCGCAACAACGACGCGTCTTTGTCCTCTCATGCTCAACATGATGCTAACAACGGAGCGTTCGCTGCTCAGATGAACAACAATTTTTCGAGCAGTTATGATTCGACCGCTGGAGTAACAGAGAATGGATGGAATGGCGAATCAGTCTACAGTGCCTCGCCCTCCCTGCAGAGGCAAAATGTGGCGACAGTCGGATTGCATGGATATGAAGTAAGACCGAGCGGAAGGCTGGAGCAGACGCTGTTGCAAGGTCAATATATGCAAAAGGGAATAAGAGATCGAGAAGAATACGACAATA CCCTTTTAACAATGCTTCAATATGGCAATCCCCCACAATTGTTTTCATCCCAacaccaccagcagcaacagcagcagcagcgtgtcatcttctctcctgaTTCAACATCTCATGCTTTACAGGAGGATGGACCTTTTCAATCTCCGATGGCTTTCAGCCAATTGCAGCAGGCTCAACAAACACCATTGCAGCATCATCCGGATGCAAGACAGCTGATGCAAATGCACCAAAGGAGAGGTCAATCACCAGCGCCCATGGCTGCTCATG GCTACCGTCGATTCTAA